Proteins encoded in a region of the Uloborus diversus isolate 005 chromosome 1, Udiv.v.3.1, whole genome shotgun sequence genome:
- the LOC129228705 gene encoding uncharacterized protein LOC129228705: MADTTDEWELSKENIQPLSKGRRHDVLKDALASQPDDLKVQQRQQFEKALRTYVGDDPLGIWYTYIKWVEQNFPKGGIEGQIELLIERCLTILKDEAKYRNDDRFIEIWLKFANDSNKPLEIFPLMQSNGIGCRSASFYIAWAWELEQVGNDKKANEILTLGLHNRAQPVSKMNSALLEFESRVAKRTKLGLELNDRVKDEHVRSAFSILKPQKKVLAPISRVGHSVVEPNRTNMTINRQQPMPKNSNTSKVPFKIYNAENVPVNTHVKSENPSTFVLHSENFKENEKKVCKWNKVKVKQQMPRVRLPSTNDTEFKVHCDEEQQIVAASKVIHKPSNVLSARKRNYDPPIALFEPPDPMKKPMYDKSKVYGGAEEFSFEEIRAAKWFAQKEKRDKELKLAEQERKIKQYEEKEHQMKKQIDYLTEKLKYLQSKFLNDPTNDFFKISMINLLQGKPSSSESYSEAADKIQELYNRTLNYCADETQRNLEELTENLKQIYSVCNTKNACHQSNDDAESISLLNNVPQINKPTTPYIFYHDPTVVLNQPNTNLQADVMPKSKENLSNKGQATVPQMNKPTTPYTFFHDPSEKLNQPNTNLQPDGLLKNKEKVDNKLMDQATVPQMNKPTTPYRFSHDPQEKSNQPIGNFQSDVQSKNMENLSNELVDKAIVPQINKTAIPYVFYHDPAENINQSNYNQQLNVRLKGKEKLNAKPMNINTTPHIVVYNDSQNVIDNAVPLQVTSDDKTVKTTEANVIEASCQELRDLNNDDLENIPPKGYIQHVENRELAGILEPSKNIMFIPLELQKMEEGSDTDDEIEQEAVKPHFPNEQTLVLPCNTQHFAASAFVFSTPCATAKRHPSMIYSKTENSMPETVNSDLQSHENLEKKEMESAVQSVPFKSEKKRVDKDRSTFPMLPNSHLSVIMENSRECYSKSSSSSSSSVNSTKSIKSDKYYSYQSMNQKHLSKLETLKEPDSTPLSLKCNFSDNKKDDSFLQRNELPPGLEYFETRELIDPFDEQLNNYFLKFIDIENECSNVFYCKQSVNSVKIGEIVRAGDEAYMVQNHICDGAYAKVYEVKSDIGSSNSRVAIKVCKNANDWELYICNKLCKRLKRRSSIDITNSVTQIISAVKYNDGIVLFQEYCPSGTLLDVVNKHQPEHFPERIAMYFTLELLHIVHEIHKCNIIHGDIKPDNILITNTAFSLEDVEHISNRTVSLRLADFGRGSDLNLFEKLFNQKICFNTKLASESFRCPEMRDGKPWVFQLDWHGVLCCVHVMLFSKYMDIKKNEAGRWTINRKLKRYWHLPLWEPLFDTLLNLPSSYVEPDIKPFTTLIMAKLQQNAYSFTCQLQKLTKATK; the protein is encoded by the coding sequence ATGGCAGATACAACTGATGAATGGGAACTATCGAAGGAAAATATTCAACCATTATCAAAAGGACGAAGACATGATGTCCTTAAAGATGCTCTGGCATCTCAACCAGATGATTTAAAGGTACAACAAAGGCAACAGTTTGAAAAGGCTTTGCGTACATATGTTGGAGACGATCCATTAGGAATTTGGTACACATACATAAAATGGGTcgaacaaaattttccaaaaggAGGAATTGAGGGACAAATTGAATTACTTATTGAGCGCTGTCTCACAATATTGAAAGATGAAGCTAAATACCGCAATGATGACCGATTTATTGAAATATGGCTTAAATTTGCTAATGACTCTAATAAGCCGTTAGAGATTTTTCCACTCATGCAAAGCAATGGCATTGGTTGTAGATCTGCTAGCTTTTATATTGCTTGGGCATGGGAGCTTGAACAAGTTGGCAATGACAAAAAAGCTAATGAAATATTAACACTGGGATTACACAATAGAGCACAGCcagtttcaaaaatgaattcGGCTCTTTTAGAGTTTGAAAGCAGAGTGGCTAAGAGAACGAAGTTGGGATTAGAGTTGAATGATAGAGTAAAAGATGAGCATGTTAGGTCTGCATTTTCTATTCTCAAACCTCAAAAAAAAGTGCTAGCTCCTATATCAAGAGTAGGACATTCTGTTGTAGAGCCAAACAGAACTAATATGACAATAAATAGACAGCAGCCTATGCCAAAAAATTCAAACACATCAAAAGTaccttttaaaatatataatgctgAAAATGTACCTGTCAACACTCACGTAAAATCCGAAAACCCTTCTACTTTCGTTTTACATTCTGAAAATTTCAAGGAGAATGAAAAGAAGGTTTGTAAATGGAATAAAGTAAAAGTTAAACAGCAAATGCCAAGGGTGAGATTACCTAGCACAAATGATACTGAATTCAAAGTTCATTGTGATGAAGAACAACAGATTGTTGCTGCATCTAAAGTAATTCACAAGCCATCTAATGTTCTGAGTGCTCGTAAAAGAAATTATGATCCACCTATAGCCCTATTTGAACCTCCTGATCCTATGAAAAAACCTATGTATGATAAGAGTAAAGTTTATGGTGGTGCagaagaattttcttttgaagaaattcgTGCAGCAAAATGGTTTGCGCAAAAAGAAAAACGAGATAAAGAACTAAAGTTAGCAGAACAAGAACGGAAAATTAAACAATATGAAGAAAAGGAACatcaaatgaaaaagcaaatagATTATCTCACAgagaaactaaaatacctccaATCTAAATTTCTAAATGACCCAAccaatgattttttcaaaattagtatgATAAATTTATTGCAAGGAAAACCTTCAAGTTCAGAGAGTTATAGTGAAGCTGCTGATAAAATTCAGGAATTATACAATCGAACATTGAATTACTGCGCTGATGAAACACAGAGAAATTTAGAAGAACTAACtgaaaatctaaaacaaatttattcAGTATGTAATACAAAGAATGCTTGTCACCAATCAAATGATGATGCAGAAAGTATTTCTCTTCTCAATAATGTGCCTCAAATAAATAAGCCAACTACTCCGTACATATTTTACCACGATCCTACAGTAGTATTAAACCAGCCTAATACTAACCTACAGGCAGATGTTATGCCAAAAAGCAAAGAGAATTTAAGTAATAAGGGCCAAGCAACTGTTCCTCAAATGAATAAACCTACCACTCCATACACATTTTTCCATGATCCTTCAGAAAAATTAAATCAGCCTAATACTAACTTGCAGCCAGATGGTctgttaaaaaacaaagaaaaagtagaTAATAAGTTAATGGACCAAGCAACTGTCCCTCAAATGAATAAGCCAACTACTCCATACAGATTTTCCCATGATCCACAAGAAAAGTCAAATCAACCTATTGGTAATTTTCAATCAGATGTTCAGTCAAAAAACATGGAAAACTTGAGTAATGAGTTAGTGGACAAAGCAATTGTTCCTCAGATAAATAAGACTGCTATTCCATATGTATTCTACCATGATCCTGCAGAAAATATAAATCAGTCTAATTATAATCAGCAATTAAATGTTCGGCTAAAAggcaaagaaaaattaaatgctaaGCCAATGAATATAAACACTACTCCTCATATAGTAGTTTACAATGATTCTCAAAATGTGATTGATAATGCTGTACCTTTGCAAGTTACTTCTGATGATAAAACAGTTAAAACCACTGAGGCAAATGTCATAGAAGCATCATGTCAGGAACTTCGTGATTTAAATAACGATGATCTTGAAAATATTCCACCTAAAGGATACATTCAACATGTTGAAAATAGAGAACTAGCAGGCATCTTAGAACCAtccaaaaatattatgtttatacCTTTAGAATTACAGAAAATGGAAGAAGGCTCTGATACAGATGATGAGATCGAACAGGAAGCTGTAAAACCACATTTTCCTAATGAACAAACTCTGGTGCTACCTTGCAATACTCAGCATTTTGCAGCATCAGCTTTTGTTTTTTCAACTCCTTGTGCAACTGCCAAAAGGCATCCTAGTATGATCTATTCGAAAACAGAAAATTCCATGCCTGAAACTGTAAATTCTGATCTTCAAAGTCatgaaaatttagagaaaaaagaaatggaaagtGCAGTTCAAAGTGTTCCATTTAAAAGTGAAAAGAAACGTGTCGATAAGGATCGAAGTACTTTTCCTATGTTGCCAAATTCTCATTTGAGTGTAATAATGGAAAATAGTAGAGAATGCTATAGTAAATCATCTTCATCATCCAGTAGCTCAGTTAATTcaacaaaaagtataaaatccGACAAATATTATAGCTACCAAAGCATGAATCAGAAGCATCTTTCCAAACTAGAAACATTAAAAGAGCCAGATTCAACTCCATTaagtttaaaatgtaattttagtgaCAATAAAAAAGATGATAGTTTTCTCCAACGTAATGAACTCCCTCCTGGGCTTGAGTATTTTGAAACCAGAGAACTCATTGACCCTTTTGATGAACagttaaataactattttttgaaatttatagacATTGAAAATGAATGCAGTAATGTGTTTTATTGCAAGCAATCAGTCAATTCTGTTAAAATAGGAGAAATAGTTCGAGCAGGTGATGAAGCTTATATGGTTCAAAATCATATTTGTGATGGTGCATATGCAAAAGTTTATGAAGTTAAAAGTGACATAGGCAGTTCAAATTCTCGAGTGGCTATTAAAGTCtgcaaaaatgcaaatgattgggAGCTGTATATTTGCAACAAATTAtgtaaaagattgaaaagaagatCTAGCATTGATATTACAAATTCAGTTACTCAGATAATATCTGCTGTTAAATACAATGACGGTATTGTTCTTTTTCAAGAATATTGCCCTTCAGGAACTTTGCTCGATGTTGTCAATAAGCATCAACCTGAGCACTTTCCTGAGCGTATTGCTATGTATTTCACATTAGAACTGCTACACATAGTACATGAAATCCATAAATGCAATATTATTCATGGGGACATAAAGCCAGATAATATTCTTATTACAAACACTGCCTTCAGCTTAGAAGATGTGGAACATATTTCCAATAGGACTGTTTCCCTGCGCCTGGCAGATTTTGGTAGAGGGAGTGATCTTAATCTGTTTGAGAAATTATTCAATCAAAAGATATGCTTTAATACTAAGTTGGCTTCGGAATCATTTCGCTGTCCGGAAATGAGAGATGGCAAACCTTGGGTTTTTCAGCTTGACTGGCATGGAGTTTTATGTTGTGTACATGTGATGCTATTCTCTAAGTAtatggacattaaaaaaaatgaagcggGTAGATGGACAATTAATAGAAAGCTCAAGAGATATTGGCATTTACCACTATGGGAGCCTCTGTTTGACACATTGCTAAACTTGCCCTCATCTTATGTAGAACCAGACATAAAACCATTTACAACTTTAATTATGGCAAAGTTGCAGCAGAATGCTTACAGTTTTACGTGCCAACTACAGAAACTTACAAAAGCAACGAAGTGA